One genomic region from Spirosoma sp. KCTC 42546 encodes:
- a CDS encoding ABC transporter permease translates to MLANYLKIARRHLWTNKLYTGLNAGGLAVGLTACLLMVLYVKHEFTYDGFHKNADRIVRVTTTITTPDAPISVASCSILLASALKRDYPEVETAARFEPVSAPIRYGTKLQNEPNVYYAEQAVFSVFSYPFIEGNPARALTEPNTAVVTERFARKYAGRTSVLGETFLCNKKLYRITGVMADLPSNADMKISALLAKDYSTYTDWLVDDFPVYTFVLFRQSPNLNAFDKKLAILSKTHIQPELKKVGAVGYSVVFQTEFLKDVHFSQGKMADMPKGNKQYGYLFLFLAGFVLVIALLNYINLLTARATGRAKEVGIRKASGALRQQLIGQFLFESFLLSVLAVVLAIVLLAITIPFFNDLLQIQLAIAWTDGFLMAGLALGSTALLGGLYPAFVLSGFDPAPVLRKQSGGLGRGFGLRQAITVFQFVLAVGMIIGVLVAHSQMKYMQHVDLGFTKEQVLTVHLPDDSLSRTYGHALANELRQRTEIKDASLGSGIKPDAILTKATTIFQSAGKKREVMSNYLSIDDRFLPLLNLKLASGRNVSAGSESDKNGAFLVNEAFVKQAGWKQAVGQPMEGFMHKGKVVGVIRNFNYHSLHTAIEPVVLVFNTTPPANLTLKMKPEQLPLVQVAWQKHYPNFPFEYTFLDEAFDAQYRKDKLMITLFNGFSLLTLLVSCLGLFGLATYSAEQRTKEIGVRKVLGASVVSIVTLLSKDVLKLVLIAIVIASPLAWYAMTQWLADFAYKIDISWWMFAVAGFVAVSIALLTVSFQSVKAALMNPVKSLRSE, encoded by the coding sequence ATGCTCGCCAACTACCTCAAAATCGCTCGTCGCCATCTCTGGACGAATAAACTCTATACTGGCCTGAATGCCGGGGGCCTGGCCGTTGGGCTGACAGCCTGCTTACTCATGGTGCTGTACGTGAAGCATGAATTCACCTACGACGGTTTTCATAAAAATGCCGACCGCATTGTTCGCGTTACAACAACGATTACGACACCCGATGCGCCGATATCGGTAGCCTCCTGCTCAATCCTGCTGGCCAGCGCGCTGAAACGGGATTACCCGGAAGTGGAAACAGCCGCCCGGTTCGAGCCTGTGTCGGCCCCCATTCGGTATGGGACGAAGTTGCAGAATGAACCCAACGTGTATTACGCAGAGCAGGCCGTTTTCTCGGTGTTTAGTTATCCCTTCATCGAGGGAAATCCGGCACGGGCATTAACCGAACCCAACACCGCCGTTGTTACCGAACGTTTTGCCCGGAAATACGCAGGACGCACGAGTGTGCTGGGGGAGACGTTTTTGTGCAACAAAAAACTATATCGCATTACGGGCGTCATGGCCGATTTGCCGTCCAACGCCGACATGAAAATCAGCGCGTTGCTGGCCAAGGATTATTCGACCTACACCGACTGGCTAGTCGATGATTTTCCGGTGTATACGTTCGTTCTGTTTCGGCAATCCCCCAATCTAAACGCCTTTGACAAGAAGCTGGCCATACTCAGCAAAACCCATATCCAGCCGGAACTGAAGAAAGTGGGTGCTGTGGGCTACTCCGTTGTATTCCAGACCGAATTTCTGAAAGACGTCCATTTTAGTCAGGGGAAAATGGCCGATATGCCGAAGGGCAATAAACAATACGGCTATCTCTTCCTGTTTCTGGCTGGTTTTGTGCTGGTCATTGCGTTACTCAATTACATCAACCTGTTGACGGCCCGCGCCACCGGGCGAGCGAAGGAAGTGGGCATTCGAAAAGCCAGCGGGGCGTTACGACAGCAGTTGATCGGTCAGTTTTTGTTTGAGTCATTTCTGTTGAGTGTACTGGCGGTCGTTCTGGCGATTGTCCTGTTGGCAATCACCATTCCTTTTTTCAACGACTTACTGCAAATTCAGCTTGCTATAGCCTGGACCGACGGTTTTCTGATGGCGGGCCTTGCTTTAGGGAGCACTGCCTTGCTGGGTGGACTTTACCCGGCTTTTGTCTTGTCCGGCTTTGACCCGGCGCCTGTATTACGGAAACAATCGGGCGGGTTAGGACGCGGTTTCGGACTCCGACAAGCGATAACCGTGTTTCAGTTTGTGCTAGCAGTGGGTATGATTATTGGTGTATTGGTGGCGCATAGTCAGATGAAGTACATGCAGCACGTTGATCTGGGGTTCACGAAAGAGCAGGTGCTCACCGTTCACCTTCCCGACGATTCACTGTCCAGAACCTACGGCCATGCCCTCGCCAATGAGTTACGGCAACGGACCGAAATCAAAGACGCATCGCTTGGGTCGGGAATTAAGCCTGATGCCATACTAACCAAAGCAACGACTATTTTTCAATCGGCGGGCAAAAAACGGGAAGTGATGAGTAACTACCTGTCCATTGATGACCGCTTTTTGCCGTTGCTGAACCTGAAACTGGCGAGTGGCCGGAATGTATCGGCGGGTTCCGAATCCGATAAGAACGGGGCTTTTCTGGTGAACGAAGCCTTTGTTAAACAGGCGGGCTGGAAACAGGCCGTTGGCCAACCGATGGAAGGGTTTATGCACAAGGGGAAGGTTGTTGGCGTAATCCGAAACTTCAACTATCACTCCCTCCATACAGCCATCGAGCCGGTCGTTTTGGTGTTCAATACGACTCCCCCCGCCAACCTGACGCTGAAAATGAAGCCGGAACAGTTGCCACTGGTACAGGTGGCCTGGCAAAAACATTACCCAAACTTCCCTTTCGAGTACACGTTTCTGGACGAGGCTTTTGATGCCCAATACCGGAAAGATAAGCTCATGATTACCCTGTTCAACGGGTTTTCGTTACTCACCCTACTGGTCTCCTGTCTGGGTTTGTTCGGTTTAGCGACCTACTCTGCTGAGCAACGGACCAAAGAAATAGGCGTCCGCAAAGTACTGGGCGCGAGTGTCGTCAGCATCGTAACACTCCTCTCGAAAGACGTGTTGAAACTAGTACTGATCGCCATCGTCATTGCCTCACCCCTCGCCTGGTACGCCATGACCCAATGGCTCGCCGACTTCGCCTATAAAATTGACATTTCGTGGTGGATGTTCGCCGTAGCGGGTTTCGTAGCCGTGAGTATTGCCCTGCTGACGGTAAGTTTCCAAAGTGTGAAAGCTGCGTTGATGAACCCGGTGAAGAGTTTGCGGAGTGAGTAA
- a CDS encoding DoxX family protein, producing MPNKLEYYYYEAKDNKWYHYFAIFCRLALAVAWVISGYVKISGERFAAGLSHNHPLGQYFDALLNTGYYYTFIGIGQVLVAILLLIPRTALIGAISSFPIILNICVLTYSVRFEGTRAATFMLLANLFLLCWDYDRLKSILPFSANLAKEKPLTSKFPFLFFGGVVATLAAVIVLNNVMYDIRPGNAPEECWNGCPGNNDPKACEEFCDCIHNKGKPLGNCLEAYEKAVEKHKKDS from the coding sequence ATGCCGAATAAACTCGAGTATTACTACTATGAGGCTAAGGACAACAAATGGTATCACTACTTTGCCATTTTTTGTCGTTTGGCTTTGGCTGTTGCATGGGTAATTTCAGGCTATGTGAAAATTTCGGGGGAACGCTTTGCGGCTGGCTTATCCCATAATCATCCCCTAGGCCAATATTTCGATGCTTTACTGAATACAGGCTACTATTATACATTTATTGGGATTGGCCAGGTACTCGTTGCCATCCTGTTACTCATTCCCAGGACTGCACTTATTGGCGCGATCAGCAGCTTCCCCATTATCCTCAATATTTGTGTACTCACCTATTCAGTTCGGTTTGAAGGAACTCGTGCAGCAACATTTATGCTATTGGCTAATTTGTTTTTATTGTGCTGGGACTATGATCGCCTAAAATCGATTCTACCATTCAGTGCCAACTTAGCTAAAGAAAAGCCCTTAACTAGCAAATTCCCATTTCTGTTTTTTGGCGGTGTCGTGGCAACACTTGCCGCGGTTATCGTTTTAAACAATGTCATGTACGACATCAGACCAGGCAACGCCCCAGAGGAATGCTGGAATGGATGTCCTGGGAATAACGATCCAAAAGCTTGTGAAGAATTTTGTGATTGTATCCATAACAAGGGCAAACCACTTGGCAACTGTTTAGAAGCGTACGAGAAGGCAGTAGAAAAACATAAGAAGGATAGTTAG
- a CDS encoding SRPBCC domain-containing protein, producing MPSPNLITKPILINAPASLVWLHLTTPDLMKQWMLDTDMTIDIITDWNVGSPIRMKGVMHGIDFENTGTILTYDPDKTLQYSHLSSLSHLPDTPENQCVLTFTLTPVEPQTRLTLTITNFPTDAIFRHLDFYWRTAIEVLKDVVEKDVIGTNTENSINQIVDQ from the coding sequence ATGCCCTCCCCCAACCTCATCACCAAACCAATCCTCATTAACGCACCCGCTTCCCTCGTTTGGCTCCACCTCACAACGCCCGACTTGATGAAACAATGGATGCTTGATACCGATATGACCATTGACATAATCACCGATTGGAACGTGGGAAGCCCAATCAGGATGAAGGGAGTTATGCACGGCATAGATTTTGAAAATACTGGCACAATCTTAACATACGACCCAGACAAGACACTTCAATACAGCCATTTAAGCTCGCTATCCCACTTACCCGATACGCCCGAAAATCAGTGCGTACTCACCTTTACGCTAACGCCTGTTGAGCCCCAGACCCGCTTAACCCTGACCATTACCAACTTCCCGACAGACGCTATTTTCAGGCATCTGGACTTTTACTGGCGAACGGCCATTGAAGTATTGAAAGACGTTGTTGAGAAAGACGTAATCGGTACAAACACTGAAAATTCTATCAACCAGATCGTGGACCAATAA
- a CDS encoding Crp/Fnr family transcriptional regulator, with the protein MEKLKKNFETIGFSGDDLAKILSAFTLQVVKKNELVVEEGKVSKHIGFVESGMFQYFVLKDGDEITTYISIENTFLASLLSFIGEVPARENIRALTDSSISLISKTSLQKLINELPRFKEFYIGLLEASICGIDATRHDLIVLTAEQRYEKMLTEEPHLLQKIPLQYLASILGVTPRHLSRIRGNIR; encoded by the coding sequence ATGGAAAAGCTCAAAAAGAATTTCGAAACCATTGGTTTCAGCGGAGACGATTTGGCTAAAATTCTCAGTGCTTTCACGCTCCAGGTAGTCAAGAAAAATGAGTTAGTTGTCGAAGAAGGGAAAGTTAGCAAACACATTGGCTTTGTTGAAAGCGGCATGTTTCAATATTTCGTCTTGAAAGATGGCGATGAAATAACGACCTACATATCTATTGAAAATACGTTTCTGGCTTCGTTGTTGAGTTTTATTGGTGAGGTTCCCGCTCGCGAAAATATAAGAGCCTTGACGGATAGCAGTATAAGCCTGATCAGTAAAACCAGTTTACAAAAATTGATAAACGAACTCCCCAGGTTTAAGGAATTTTACATAGGCCTTTTAGAAGCCTCAATTTGCGGTATTGATGCCACCCGGCATGACCTGATTGTATTAACGGCCGAGCAGCGTTATGAGAAAATGCTCACCGAAGAACCCCACCTTTTGCAGAAAATCCCGTTACAGTATCTGGCTTCCATTTTGGGGGTAACTCCTCGCCACCTCAGTCGTATTCGAGGGAATATTCGTTGA
- a CDS encoding esterase-like activity of phytase family protein has translation MRTSSLPVSIATSCALVGGLFVASCDDHRIPAMLPSFSEASNPAVLSTAPNGTVLYNGGFGSAIAQDHADPTVFYLLTDRGPNAAGAAANTIIFGKADFTPQIGRFHVVGNQLVLEKTILLKNAAGQPLTGLPNPIGQGNTGEIALDLNGQTIAPNADGIDSEGLVLASDGTFWISDEYGPHIAHFDANGKTIERINPFGTGTGGRTLPKVLARRRPNRGMEGLTITPDGKTLVGLMQSPMYNPSSGAVSGSTVLRIITFDIATGATKQYVYLMENASLTGCSDIAAITNTTFLALERDGDYGGNPAKPATFKRVYKFDISNATDISDPTNGDGGKLYGGLTVEQLKDKAGLQTAGVVPVTKTLVFDLLTEISPVYPHDKAEGVYILSPTQLAISNDDDFGVVDNGQNGFTTKILPATGKVDVNRIYFVNLKAPLK, from the coding sequence ATGAGAACATCCTCTCTACCAGTCTCAATTGCCACAAGTTGTGCGCTTGTAGGTGGCCTTTTTGTCGCTTCATGCGATGACCACCGCATTCCGGCTATGCTTCCCTCCTTTTCAGAAGCATCGAATCCAGCGGTGCTGTCGACGGCTCCTAACGGTACGGTGCTCTATAATGGTGGATTTGGTTCTGCCATCGCACAGGATCATGCCGACCCTACGGTATTTTATCTACTAACCGATCGGGGACCTAATGCAGCCGGTGCAGCGGCCAACACCATCATTTTCGGTAAGGCCGATTTCACACCCCAAATTGGCCGGTTCCATGTGGTTGGGAATCAACTGGTTCTAGAAAAAACAATTCTGCTCAAAAATGCGGCCGGACAGCCGTTGACAGGCTTACCCAACCCCATAGGTCAGGGTAATACCGGCGAGATTGCCCTTGATCTGAACGGACAAACGATTGCCCCTAATGCCGACGGTATCGACTCTGAAGGGCTCGTGCTGGCATCCGATGGAACCTTCTGGATCAGTGACGAATACGGCCCGCACATTGCGCATTTCGATGCCAATGGCAAAACCATCGAGCGGATCAACCCATTCGGTACGGGCACTGGTGGGCGTACGTTGCCCAAAGTACTGGCCCGTCGCCGACCTAACCGGGGTATGGAAGGACTGACCATTACGCCCGATGGCAAAACATTGGTTGGTCTCATGCAGTCGCCTATGTACAATCCATCGTCGGGAGCCGTATCGGGCTCGACCGTACTGCGTATTATCACCTTCGATATTGCCACTGGAGCTACGAAGCAGTATGTGTACCTGATGGAAAACGCCAGTCTGACCGGCTGTAGTGATATTGCGGCCATCACGAACACTACGTTTCTGGCGTTAGAGCGCGATGGCGACTATGGCGGCAATCCGGCCAAACCAGCTACGTTCAAGCGGGTCTATAAATTCGACATCTCAAATGCAACCGACATCTCGGACCCGACAAATGGGGATGGAGGTAAATTATACGGTGGCTTGACAGTAGAACAACTGAAAGACAAGGCTGGACTGCAAACCGCAGGTGTTGTACCGGTTACGAAAACGCTGGTTTTCGATCTGTTAACGGAGATTTCACCGGTTTACCCGCACGATAAAGCCGAGGGTGTTTACATATTGAGCCCAACCCAACTGGCTATTTCCAACGACGATGATTTTGGTGTAGTCGATAATGGACAGAATGGGTTCACGACCAAAATTCTGCCCGCTACGGGTAAGGTTGATGTCAATCGGATTTATTTCGTAAACCTAAAGGCACCGCTGAAGTAA
- a CDS encoding tetratricopeptide repeat protein: MKLLCLIAWGVFSIPVSAQILTSTEQLSRQNPDSAYRVVKILLDKAISQNDKQTEGDCLQQIGLLLYHQGSYVQAIDYLLRAQKIFLNANDAARLARNHNELGTVYYYNEQVDRALNQFNEALAFYRQPTNAEGLAQTYANIGHIYEKRQDPKQAYRYQKLALANSRAAKDVNSLTKIYENLGSIFEDEAQYDSAHYYYQSALTLAQQTHDEIGQIEIINNLGDVFRKTGRYEEGLKRSREAMQRSQQKGELYQLSAALRDIAKTYRLLNQPDSAYAYLERSRDLVDAIYAADNTRQITLLQTLYDVERKDSEIAQLNAQKRIDFIIILAASVVLVLIGILGAVIISRQRLKIRNEQALNQQNQQIFQTQNELMQVELKNQQLEEENLKGQLELKSKELTTHTLQIIQKNQVLEEIKNDLTAILKDDKRDQKKQIRQLVDKITLNFSQDKYWADFRTIFDQVHPYFFTQLTQQFPDLTATDLRLIALLKMNISSADVATLLGISSDSLRVSRYRLRKKIGLAEGESLSAYIQRFPSQSLPSPENSII, translated from the coding sequence TTGAAACTGCTATGCCTGATCGCCTGGGGTGTTTTCAGCATTCCTGTATCAGCGCAGATCCTCACTAGTACAGAGCAGCTATCGCGACAAAACCCCGATTCTGCTTACCGGGTTGTTAAAATTTTATTGGACAAGGCTATAAGCCAGAACGATAAACAGACCGAGGGCGATTGCCTGCAACAAATCGGGCTGCTTTTATACCACCAGGGTAGTTATGTTCAGGCAATCGATTACCTGTTACGCGCACAGAAAATTTTCCTCAACGCAAATGATGCAGCCCGGCTAGCCCGCAATCACAATGAACTTGGCACTGTTTATTATTACAACGAACAGGTTGACCGGGCACTGAATCAGTTTAACGAAGCGCTGGCTTTTTACCGCCAACCTACTAATGCCGAAGGCCTGGCCCAGACCTATGCAAACATCGGGCATATTTACGAAAAACGTCAGGACCCGAAGCAGGCGTATCGCTACCAGAAGTTAGCCCTGGCAAACAGTCGGGCGGCAAAGGATGTGAACAGTCTGACGAAAATTTACGAAAACCTCGGCAGTATTTTTGAAGATGAGGCCCAATACGACTCGGCTCATTATTATTACCAGAGTGCCCTGACCCTCGCCCAACAGACTCATGACGAAATCGGCCAGATCGAAATCATCAACAACCTCGGCGACGTTTTCCGAAAAACAGGCCGTTATGAGGAGGGGCTGAAACGCTCGCGTGAGGCTATGCAGCGGTCGCAGCAAAAAGGCGAGTTATATCAACTGAGTGCCGCCCTTCGCGACATTGCCAAAACGTATCGGTTATTGAACCAGCCCGACAGTGCGTATGCCTACCTGGAACGAAGCCGCGATTTAGTCGATGCGATTTACGCGGCCGACAACACCCGGCAAATTACCTTGCTGCAAACCCTGTATGATGTTGAACGGAAAGACAGCGAGATTGCCCAATTGAATGCCCAAAAACGAATCGACTTCATTATCATCCTTGCGGCCAGCGTCGTGTTGGTATTGATTGGCATTCTGGGTGCAGTCATCATCAGTCGGCAGCGGCTAAAGATTCGGAATGAACAGGCCCTTAATCAGCAGAACCAGCAGATTTTTCAGACGCAGAACGAGTTGATGCAGGTTGAGCTGAAAAACCAGCAGTTGGAAGAAGAAAACCTGAAAGGGCAACTCGAATTGAAGAGTAAGGAGTTGACTACCCATACGCTGCAAATCATTCAGAAAAATCAGGTACTGGAAGAAATCAAGAACGACCTGACGGCGATCTTGAAAGACGACAAGCGCGATCAGAAAAAACAAATCCGGCAACTGGTGGATAAAATTACCCTGAACTTCAGTCAGGATAAATACTGGGCTGACTTCAGAACCATTTTCGATCAGGTCCACCCCTACTTCTTTACCCAGCTCACGCAGCAATTCCCTGATTTAACCGCCACCGACCTGCGTCTGATTGCCTTATTGAAAATGAACATTAGTTCGGCTGACGTCGCTACGCTGCTGGGGATCTCGTCGGATAGCCTGCGCGTATCTCGTTATCGGCTGCGTAAAAAAATCGGCCTGGCCGAAGGTGAATCTCTCTCGGCCTATATTCAGCGCTTCCCTTCCCAATCACTGCCATCGCCCGAAAACAGTATAATTTAG